The Phyllobacterium zundukense genome contains the following window.
GGGCGTGTGAGCGCAGAGCTGATTGCCCAGGCGAAGGCCAGGACCGGTTTGACTTCCGACACGGAGCTCGTGGAATTTGCTCTTGCAAGTTTGGCGCTCGAGGACAATTTTGCGGAGACATTCCGCAAAACACAGGCAACAGTGGATCCATCTCTGAAGCTCGGATTCTGATTTGGCTGAATTTGATTTTGATACAGCCGTTCGCTGGGCACGGTTCGATCCTAAAAAGACTCTGAGTCGTCGCAAGGATGGCGATCTGCCCTTTCTTGCTGACGCAGCCGAGGCGGGCCCCGACCTCCTGCTCGACACAAGCGTATACATTGATGGTTTGCAGGGCCGCGCCCCCCGCTTAATCGCCGATATGCTTGCGCTCAGGCAGGTCAATCACTCGACGATTGCAATTCAGGAACTCATGCACACCGTTGGCGTACTGGATCCCAATCATCCAGGTACACAGACAGCGGTTAGCCAGATCGCTACAACTGTGAAGGATATGCCTTCCCATCGGACTTTCGCACCCGATCCAGATGTTTTGGGCAGAGCCGCCCTGCTTTCTGGCATGTTGTGTCGCCTGCAAGGCTACAAAGCCGATGCGCGTCTTCGCGCTCTTCATGACTGCGTGTTGTTTCTACAGGCTCAAAAGCTTGGCTTTACGGTTCTCACCGGGAATGTCAGTGACTTCGATTATATTCTGCAGCTCATACCAACCGGTCGCGTCATTCTGTATCGACAGATCTGACTGGGTTATCTTGCGAAAGTTCCTAAGGAGACATTGGATTGAAATCGGGACAATCAAGGATCGAATTAGCTCAAGAACTCAAAGACGAACTTTCCCAAATGGGCGCCCGGAGGCGCGGCTGCATTTGGCGCTCTTATCTCTGGTGCCTACAAGCCCAGCAAGGGTGAACGCATCGGTGTTCTTCTGTGCGGCGCAAACAGCCACGCAGTTCGATTTGGGGCCAATTGAGATGGGGCAAAACAAAAACCGTCTTACCAACGATCTTGTGCGCTGGGCTGATGGGGAAGGGGACGTCCAGGTCCGAAAGCCGCGGATGTAACGCAAGCCATATCAACAGGATGGCGCGACCGCGCGAACCGGCCGCGCCAAAACCTTGGAAACCTTTTCGCCCTTCGCCTGCTGTCAGGGAACGATGCCCCGGCAGGCCCAGGCTACGTTTGCAAAAGACCTCGGACCGTCGGGTCGGCCCGCCTCGTAAGCGTCGCGAACGGCGGCGGCGGTGCGTGCCCGTTCCGCGGCGTCTAGTGTGGCCACATATTTACCGAGTGGCCCTTCGCCCGCGGCAATCGGTGCCCAGTAGTCGTCGAAGCTTTCGTAGTCCATGCGGATCATCATCTGGGTTTCCGCAACGTCCACGAGACCCATCCACATCGCGGTAGCGACCGTCGGCCATGTTGCTGTTCGTTTGTTGGCGCCATTCGTCCCTATCACTAGCCGAAATCCGATTCCCGGGGTCAATCCACCTAAGCTGTTGAAACTTTGCTATTTGAAAGATGGTAGCGGAGGTTCGGTTCGAACTTTCGCCCCAAGAATTGGCGGTAAGTCGGAAATTATAAGCATCGGAAAATTTCGGGCCTAATCGATTGCTAGGCGGTCGTGGAAAGCAGGCATCGGCCATAGCGGACACGCTCGCTGCACTGCTTCGACTGCGGCGGATCAACGGCGCTGAAGGAAAGCAACTCTCGCGCGTGCGCGTGTGTTCACACTCCAAGGCGACTAAACGGCTGCGAGCGTTGGTTCAGCTCTCACCGTCCGTCTTGTGCTCGCCGCAATACCATTCCTGGCCGTAGCGCTTGTCAAACCCGAACGATCCCAGACGAATAACTAGCCACCGATTGACAAAGATTTAACCTGCCATGTTCCATTGACTGGATGATATTCGACCGTTCCGCTCCATGGCGTTCTTATCATAGCGCCGAACCCGTTTGGACTATCCACCACGGCTCTGATCCGATAGAGGCAGTCGCCCATCGGCTGTGTCTTGGATTCAAGCGCCGGATAGGAGGCACTCGATGGTGAGCCCAAGCGCTTGGTTACTTCGCTCTGTGCCATCACGAACGCCATAGCGGACTCGTCTTTGGCGCAAGCTGCCTTTCTAGCATCGGCGGCCTGTGCTACCACCTTGGCTGCATTTGATCGTGCGGTCTCGACGAGCTGGCCGGGCATCTTGTCTGCTCGCTCAAATAAGCCTACTACGATTAGTGTCACGGCGAGAACGTATAACGCGCCGCTAATCCTTCTCAAGACCGTCCAATTGGTCTTCTTATCATCCGGCCCTGAGCGCTTGTGAGTACCTGCCTCATCGCTGATCCGAACTTCGCGTGGAATGGCTGGCAACGGACTCGACATTGCTTCCGTCCGGACTCGTTTGCCGAATGATGTTCCTGCTCCAGCCATCACAGTTCTCCACTTTTTGAGAAGCATAACTGCCGTCCCTGAATCTTCAGCTACGCGAGCCAGTACAAATTTAATGATTCCTGATTGACTGTGCCGAAGAGTTTGCCTGTGGTGTTGCTGCCGCGTATTCTGGTTCGGTCGATACAATCGGCTTATCGGACACTATTTTTGTTTCTTATTTTT
Protein-coding sequences here:
- a CDS encoding type II toxin-antitoxin system VapC family toxin, with protein sequence MAEFDFDTAVRWARFDPKKTLSRRKDGDLPFLADAAEAGPDLLLDTSVYIDGLQGRAPRLIADMLALRQVNHSTIAIQELMHTVGVLDPNHPGTQTAVSQIATTVKDMPSHRTFAPDPDVLGRAALLSGMLCRLQGYKADARLRALHDCVLFLQAQKLGFTVLTGNVSDFDYILQLIPTGRVILYRQI